A single genomic interval of Panthera uncia isolate 11264 chromosome A1 unlocalized genomic scaffold, Puncia_PCG_1.0 HiC_scaffold_17, whole genome shotgun sequence harbors:
- the SLC36A3 gene encoding proton-coupled amino acid transporter 3 isoform X3, giving the protein MQTLIHLLKCNIGTGLLGLPLAMKNAGLLVGPISLLGIGVLTVHCMVILLNCAHHLSQRWQKTFVNYGEAMMYSLETCPNAWLRTHSAWGRYTVSFLLITTQLGFCSVYFMFMADNLQQMVEEAHMTSNNCQPRKFLVLAPILDIRFYMLTILPFLMLLVFIQNLKLLSIFSSLANITTLGSMALIFEYIVQEIPDPSNLPLMASWKTFLLFFGTAIFTFEGVGMVLPLKNQMRDPQQFPFVLYLGMSLVITLYICLGTLGYMKFGSSTQASITLNLPNCWPYQSVKLLYSIGIFFTYALQFHVPADIILPFAVSQVSERWTLFVDLSVRIALVCLTCVSAILIPRLDLVISFVGSVSSSALALIIPPLLELITFYPEDMSCVTIAKDIMISILGLLGRNGPDTSQYSYPSGYAFFGLGLLRRSFVPMNQTLIRPFVPSTSFTGKRNAIHS; this is encoded by the exons ATGCAAACTTTGATCCATTTACTGAAATGCAACATTGGCACAGGACTCCTGGGGCTTCCCCTGGCCATGAAAAATGCCGGCTTATTG gTGGGTCCCATCAGCCTGCTGGGCATTGGGGTCCTCACCGTGCACTGCATGGTCATCCTGTTGAACTGCGCCCATCACCTCAGTCAGAG ATGGCAAAAGACTTTTGTGAACTATGGAGAGGCCATGATGTACAGCCTAGAAACCTGCCCAAACGCCTGGCTGAGGACCCACTCGGCGTGGGGCAG GTACACTGTCAGCTTCTTACTAATCACCACCCAACTGGGATTCTGcagtgtttattttatgtttatggcAGACAATTTACAACAG ATGGTGGAAGAAGCCCACATGACGTCCAACAACTGCCAACCCAGGAAGTTCCTGGTGCTGGCCCCGATCCTGGACATCCGCTTCTACATGCTGACAATCCTGCCCTTCCTGATGCTGTTGGTGTTTATCCAGAACCTCAAGCTGCTGTCCATCTTCTCATCGCTGGCCAACATCACCACGCTGGGGAGCATGGCTCTGATCTTTGAGTATATCGTTCAG GAGATTCCAGATCCCAGCAACCTCCCCTTGATGGCAAGCTGGAAGACCTTCCTGCTGTTCTTTGGTACAGCCATCTTCACATTTGAAGGTGTTGGTATG GTCTTGCCTCTCAAAAATCAGATGAGGGATCCACAGCAGTTTCCTTTTGTTCTGTACTTGGGGATGTCCCTTGTCATCACCCTCTACATCTGCCTGGGGACACTGGGATACATGAAGTTTGGGTCAAGCACCCAAGCCAGCATCACCCTCAACTTGCCCAACTGCTG GCCGTACCAGTCGGTCAAGCTGCTCTACTCCATTGGCATCTTCTTCACCTACGCCCTCCAGTTCCACGTCCCGGCCGACATCATCCTCCCCTTCGCCGTCTCCCAGGTGTCAGAGAGGTGGACGCTGTTTGTAGACCTGTCTGTCCGCATAGCCTTGGTCTGTCTGACCT GTGTCTCAGCCATCCTCATCCCCCGCCTGGACCTGGTCATCTCCTTTGTGGGCTCCGTGAGCAGCAGCGCCCTGGCCCTCATCATCCCGCCCCTCCTGGAGCTCATCACCTTTTATCCTGAAGACATGAGCTGTGTCACCATTGCAAAGGACATCATGATCAGCATCCTGGGCCTTTTGGG GAGAAATGGACCTGACACAAGTCAGTACTCATACCCCTCAGGGTATGCCTTTTTTGGTTTGGGATTGCTTCGGAGGTCTTTTGTACCTATGAACCAAACCCTCATTCGACCGTTTGTACCATCAACCTCATTTACTGGGAAAAGGAATGCCATTCACTCATGA
- the SLC36A3 gene encoding proton-coupled amino acid transporter 3 isoform X2: protein MSLLGRDFHSSLDDGSKSLLERNSNVTAENVHPAEEASGLSRMQTLIHLLKCNIGTGLLGLPLAMKNAGLLVGPISLLGIGVLTVHCMVILLNCAHHLSQRWQKTFVNYGEAMMYSLETCPNAWLRTHSAWGRYTVSFLLITTQLGFCSVYFMFMADNLQQMVEEAHMTSNNCQPRKFLVLAPILDIRFYMLTILPFLMLLVFIQNLKLLSIFSSLANITTLGSMALIFEYIVQEIPDPSNLPLMASWKTFLLFFGTAIFTFEGVGMVLPLKNQMRDPQQFPFVLYLGMSLVITLYICLGTLGYMKFGSSTQASITLNLPNCWPYQSVKLLYSIGIFFTYALQFHVPADIILPFAVSQVSERWTLFVDLSVRIALVCLTCVSAILIPRLDLVISFVGSVSSSALALIIPPLLELITFYPEDMSCVTIAKDIMISILGLLGCVFGTYQALYELIQPISHSVANATGVYA, encoded by the exons ATGTCACTGCTTGGAAGGGACTTCCACAGCTCCTTGGATGATGGGTCCAAGTCACTTTTGGAGAGGAACAGCAATGTCACTGCAGAGAACGTCCATCCTGCTGAGGAAGCCAGCGGCTTATC GAGAATGCAAACTTTGATCCATTTACTGAAATGCAACATTGGCACAGGACTCCTGGGGCTTCCCCTGGCCATGAAAAATGCCGGCTTATTG gTGGGTCCCATCAGCCTGCTGGGCATTGGGGTCCTCACCGTGCACTGCATGGTCATCCTGTTGAACTGCGCCCATCACCTCAGTCAGAG ATGGCAAAAGACTTTTGTGAACTATGGAGAGGCCATGATGTACAGCCTAGAAACCTGCCCAAACGCCTGGCTGAGGACCCACTCGGCGTGGGGCAG GTACACTGTCAGCTTCTTACTAATCACCACCCAACTGGGATTCTGcagtgtttattttatgtttatggcAGACAATTTACAACAG ATGGTGGAAGAAGCCCACATGACGTCCAACAACTGCCAACCCAGGAAGTTCCTGGTGCTGGCCCCGATCCTGGACATCCGCTTCTACATGCTGACAATCCTGCCCTTCCTGATGCTGTTGGTGTTTATCCAGAACCTCAAGCTGCTGTCCATCTTCTCATCGCTGGCCAACATCACCACGCTGGGGAGCATGGCTCTGATCTTTGAGTATATCGTTCAG GAGATTCCAGATCCCAGCAACCTCCCCTTGATGGCAAGCTGGAAGACCTTCCTGCTGTTCTTTGGTACAGCCATCTTCACATTTGAAGGTGTTGGTATG GTCTTGCCTCTCAAAAATCAGATGAGGGATCCACAGCAGTTTCCTTTTGTTCTGTACTTGGGGATGTCCCTTGTCATCACCCTCTACATCTGCCTGGGGACACTGGGATACATGAAGTTTGGGTCAAGCACCCAAGCCAGCATCACCCTCAACTTGCCCAACTGCTG GCCGTACCAGTCGGTCAAGCTGCTCTACTCCATTGGCATCTTCTTCACCTACGCCCTCCAGTTCCACGTCCCGGCCGACATCATCCTCCCCTTCGCCGTCTCCCAGGTGTCAGAGAGGTGGACGCTGTTTGTAGACCTGTCTGTCCGCATAGCCTTGGTCTGTCTGACCT GTGTCTCAGCCATCCTCATCCCCCGCCTGGACCTGGTCATCTCCTTTGTGGGCTCCGTGAGCAGCAGCGCCCTGGCCCTCATCATCCCGCCCCTCCTGGAGCTCATCACCTTTTATCCTGAAGACATGAGCTGTGTCACCATTGCAAAGGACATCATGATCAGCATCCTGGGCCTTTTGGGGTGTGTATTCGGGACATACCAAGCCCTCTATGAGTTGATCCAACCCATCAGCCATTCCGTAGCCAACGCCACAGGTGTCTATGCctaa
- the SLC36A3 gene encoding proton-coupled amino acid transporter 3 isoform X1 has product MSLLGRDFHSSLDDGSKSLLERNSNVTAENVHPAEEASGLSRMQTLIHLLKCNIGTGLLGLPLAMKNAGLLVGPISLLGIGVLTVHCMVILLNCAHHLSQRWQKTFVNYGEAMMYSLETCPNAWLRTHSAWGRYTVSFLLITTQLGFCSVYFMFMADNLQQMVEEAHMTSNNCQPRKFLVLAPILDIRFYMLTILPFLMLLVFIQNLKLLSIFSSLANITTLGSMALIFEYIVQEIPDPSNLPLMASWKTFLLFFGTAIFTFEGVGMVLPLKNQMRDPQQFPFVLYLGMSLVITLYICLGTLGYMKFGSSTQASITLNLPNCWPYQSVKLLYSIGIFFTYALQFHVPADIILPFAVSQVSERWTLFVDLSVRIALVCLTCVSAILIPRLDLVISFVGSVSSSALALIIPPLLELITFYPEDMSCVTIAKDIMISILGLLGRNGPDTSQYSYPSGYAFFGLGLLRRSFVPMNQTLIRPFVPSTSFTGKRNAIHS; this is encoded by the exons ATGTCACTGCTTGGAAGGGACTTCCACAGCTCCTTGGATGATGGGTCCAAGTCACTTTTGGAGAGGAACAGCAATGTCACTGCAGAGAACGTCCATCCTGCTGAGGAAGCCAGCGGCTTATC GAGAATGCAAACTTTGATCCATTTACTGAAATGCAACATTGGCACAGGACTCCTGGGGCTTCCCCTGGCCATGAAAAATGCCGGCTTATTG gTGGGTCCCATCAGCCTGCTGGGCATTGGGGTCCTCACCGTGCACTGCATGGTCATCCTGTTGAACTGCGCCCATCACCTCAGTCAGAG ATGGCAAAAGACTTTTGTGAACTATGGAGAGGCCATGATGTACAGCCTAGAAACCTGCCCAAACGCCTGGCTGAGGACCCACTCGGCGTGGGGCAG GTACACTGTCAGCTTCTTACTAATCACCACCCAACTGGGATTCTGcagtgtttattttatgtttatggcAGACAATTTACAACAG ATGGTGGAAGAAGCCCACATGACGTCCAACAACTGCCAACCCAGGAAGTTCCTGGTGCTGGCCCCGATCCTGGACATCCGCTTCTACATGCTGACAATCCTGCCCTTCCTGATGCTGTTGGTGTTTATCCAGAACCTCAAGCTGCTGTCCATCTTCTCATCGCTGGCCAACATCACCACGCTGGGGAGCATGGCTCTGATCTTTGAGTATATCGTTCAG GAGATTCCAGATCCCAGCAACCTCCCCTTGATGGCAAGCTGGAAGACCTTCCTGCTGTTCTTTGGTACAGCCATCTTCACATTTGAAGGTGTTGGTATG GTCTTGCCTCTCAAAAATCAGATGAGGGATCCACAGCAGTTTCCTTTTGTTCTGTACTTGGGGATGTCCCTTGTCATCACCCTCTACATCTGCCTGGGGACACTGGGATACATGAAGTTTGGGTCAAGCACCCAAGCCAGCATCACCCTCAACTTGCCCAACTGCTG GCCGTACCAGTCGGTCAAGCTGCTCTACTCCATTGGCATCTTCTTCACCTACGCCCTCCAGTTCCACGTCCCGGCCGACATCATCCTCCCCTTCGCCGTCTCCCAGGTGTCAGAGAGGTGGACGCTGTTTGTAGACCTGTCTGTCCGCATAGCCTTGGTCTGTCTGACCT GTGTCTCAGCCATCCTCATCCCCCGCCTGGACCTGGTCATCTCCTTTGTGGGCTCCGTGAGCAGCAGCGCCCTGGCCCTCATCATCCCGCCCCTCCTGGAGCTCATCACCTTTTATCCTGAAGACATGAGCTGTGTCACCATTGCAAAGGACATCATGATCAGCATCCTGGGCCTTTTGGG GAGAAATGGACCTGACACAAGTCAGTACTCATACCCCTCAGGGTATGCCTTTTTTGGTTTGGGATTGCTTCGGAGGTCTTTTGTACCTATGAACCAAACCCTCATTCGACCGTTTGTACCATCAACCTCATTTACTGGGAAAAGGAATGCCATTCACTCATGA
- the SLC36A3 gene encoding proton-coupled amino acid transporter 3 isoform X4, with translation MSLLGRDFHSSLDDGSKSLLERNSNVTAENVHPAEEASGLSRMQTLIHLLKCNIGTGLLGLPLAMKNAGLLVGPISLLGIGVLTVHCMVILLNCAHHLSQRWQKTFVNYGEAMMYSLETCPNAWLRTHSAWGRYTVSFLLITTQLGFCSVYFMFMADNLQQMVEEAHMTSNNCQPRKFLVLAPILDIRFYMLTILPFLMLLVFIQNLKLLSIFSSLANITTLGSMALIFEYIVQEIPDPSNLPLMASWKTFLLFFGTAIFTFEGVGMVLPLKNQMRDPQQFPFVLYLGMSLVITLYICLGTLGYMKFGSSTQASITLNLPNCWPYQSVKLLYSIGIFFTYALQFHVPADIILPFAVSQVSERWTLFVDLSVRIALVCLTCVSAILIPRLDLVISFVGSVSSSALALIIPPLLELITFYPEDMSCVTIAKDIMISILGLLGCVFGTYQALYELIQPISHSVANATGEMDLTQVSTHTPQGMPFLVWDCFGGLLYL, from the exons ATGTCACTGCTTGGAAGGGACTTCCACAGCTCCTTGGATGATGGGTCCAAGTCACTTTTGGAGAGGAACAGCAATGTCACTGCAGAGAACGTCCATCCTGCTGAGGAAGCCAGCGGCTTATC GAGAATGCAAACTTTGATCCATTTACTGAAATGCAACATTGGCACAGGACTCCTGGGGCTTCCCCTGGCCATGAAAAATGCCGGCTTATTG gTGGGTCCCATCAGCCTGCTGGGCATTGGGGTCCTCACCGTGCACTGCATGGTCATCCTGTTGAACTGCGCCCATCACCTCAGTCAGAG ATGGCAAAAGACTTTTGTGAACTATGGAGAGGCCATGATGTACAGCCTAGAAACCTGCCCAAACGCCTGGCTGAGGACCCACTCGGCGTGGGGCAG GTACACTGTCAGCTTCTTACTAATCACCACCCAACTGGGATTCTGcagtgtttattttatgtttatggcAGACAATTTACAACAG ATGGTGGAAGAAGCCCACATGACGTCCAACAACTGCCAACCCAGGAAGTTCCTGGTGCTGGCCCCGATCCTGGACATCCGCTTCTACATGCTGACAATCCTGCCCTTCCTGATGCTGTTGGTGTTTATCCAGAACCTCAAGCTGCTGTCCATCTTCTCATCGCTGGCCAACATCACCACGCTGGGGAGCATGGCTCTGATCTTTGAGTATATCGTTCAG GAGATTCCAGATCCCAGCAACCTCCCCTTGATGGCAAGCTGGAAGACCTTCCTGCTGTTCTTTGGTACAGCCATCTTCACATTTGAAGGTGTTGGTATG GTCTTGCCTCTCAAAAATCAGATGAGGGATCCACAGCAGTTTCCTTTTGTTCTGTACTTGGGGATGTCCCTTGTCATCACCCTCTACATCTGCCTGGGGACACTGGGATACATGAAGTTTGGGTCAAGCACCCAAGCCAGCATCACCCTCAACTTGCCCAACTGCTG GCCGTACCAGTCGGTCAAGCTGCTCTACTCCATTGGCATCTTCTTCACCTACGCCCTCCAGTTCCACGTCCCGGCCGACATCATCCTCCCCTTCGCCGTCTCCCAGGTGTCAGAGAGGTGGACGCTGTTTGTAGACCTGTCTGTCCGCATAGCCTTGGTCTGTCTGACCT GTGTCTCAGCCATCCTCATCCCCCGCCTGGACCTGGTCATCTCCTTTGTGGGCTCCGTGAGCAGCAGCGCCCTGGCCCTCATCATCCCGCCCCTCCTGGAGCTCATCACCTTTTATCCTGAAGACATGAGCTGTGTCACCATTGCAAAGGACATCATGATCAGCATCCTGGGCCTTTTGGGGTGTGTATTCGGGACATACCAAGCCCTCTATGAGTTGATCCAACCCATCAGCCATTCCGTAGCCAACGCCACAG GAGAAATGGACCTGACACAAGTCAGTACTCATACCCCTCAGGGTATGCCTTTTTTGGTTTGGGATTGCTTCGGAGGTCTTTTGTACCTATGA